One region of Oryzias melastigma strain HK-1 unplaced genomic scaffold, ASM292280v2 sc00623, whole genome shotgun sequence genomic DNA includes:
- the LOC112139722 gene encoding interferon-induced transmembrane protein 5-like isoform X1, with amino-acid sequence MHPLPDTSLSRGPLKASHTRTSTFHRQNIDRGQSLNSWPEFSSLTMDNHSYNFPSDCTPLTNCKSARKPAGSTAVNMGDAGKCPPRDYLLWSLCNTFYVNFCCLGFMALIYSIKARDQKTLGNLQMAQECSDKAKWYNILAAGWNLLIPLLAIALLVLLLVHLGTSKGNFDFFGEDGFQNFMNLFSW; translated from the exons ATGCATCCTCTCCCAGACACCTCCCTCAGCCGGGGGCCTTTAAAAGCCTCCCACACACGGACCAGCACCTTCCACAGACAGAACATCGACAGGGGTCAATCACTTAATTCCTGGCCTGAGTTTTCATCGCTCACCATGGACAACCATTCATACAACTTCCCTTCTGACTGCACCCCGCTCACCAACTGTAAGTCTGCCCGGAAGCCGGCTGGATCCACGGCGGTGAACATGGGCGACGCCGGCAAGTGTCCTCCGCGGGACTACCTGCTGTGGTCGCTCTGCAACACCTTCTACGTGAACTTCTGCTGCCTGGGATTCATGGCTCTCATCTACTCCATCAAG GCGAGGGACCAGAAGACTTTAGGGAACCTGCAGATGGCCCAGGAGTGCTCGGACAAGGCCAAGTGGTACAACATCCTGGCGGCCGGCTGGAACCTGCTGATCCCTCTGCTCGCCATCGCCCTGCTCGTCCTCCTGCTCGTCCACCTCGGCACCTCTAAGGGAAACTTCGACTTCTTCGGGGAAGACGGCTTCCAGAATTTCATGAATTTGTTCAGCTGGTAA
- the LOC112139722 gene encoding interferon-induced transmembrane protein 5-like isoform X2 gives MDNHSYNFPSDCTPLTNCKSARKPAGSTAVNMGDAGKCPPRDYLLWSLCNTFYVNFCCLGFMALIYSIKARDQKTLGNLQMAQECSDKAKWYNILAAGWNLLIPLLAIALLVLLLVHLGTSKGNFDFFGEDGFQNFMNLFSW, from the exons ATGGACAACCATTCATACAACTTCCCTTCTGACTGCACCCCGCTCACCAACTGTAAGTCTGCCCGGAAGCCGGCTGGATCCACGGCGGTGAACATGGGCGACGCCGGCAAGTGTCCTCCGCGGGACTACCTGCTGTGGTCGCTCTGCAACACCTTCTACGTGAACTTCTGCTGCCTGGGATTCATGGCTCTCATCTACTCCATCAAG GCGAGGGACCAGAAGACTTTAGGGAACCTGCAGATGGCCCAGGAGTGCTCGGACAAGGCCAAGTGGTACAACATCCTGGCGGCCGGCTGGAACCTGCTGATCCCTCTGCTCGCCATCGCCCTGCTCGTCCTCCTGCTCGTCCACCTCGGCACCTCTAAGGGAAACTTCGACTTCTTCGGGGAAGACGGCTTCCAGAATTTCATGAATTTGTTCAGCTGGTAA